In the genome of Cryptomeria japonica chromosome 8, Sugi_1.0, whole genome shotgun sequence, one region contains:
- the LOC131057177 gene encoding probable mediator of RNA polymerase II transcription subunit 26b, with protein MESWRKFFLGAGTDICTVIENAIAVAASDWPQELRERRDRIAQRLFYCGFVRCGQCSELNLAGPDSGDNTKGALVLPRCEGQQNHAEGSSDDGRTRSSKEFVRNGASNYSFDEAEALTEQIEEESEILREVERIKEILLNPEESGNQVNESLRILELMQISVGTLEVTGIGKVVSRLKRHHSEQVRSMAKMLVSGWKELVDDMWMKTAATLGPSHESVCREEDIRDGEHGLPSPPLDKGAFLTTHTGPIEMSELFAEMDDDGNPHIIHGNDYNRKQIDEHGTHCGDDDKQHYSGKQSVQQKYRKREGDGTAKKLVLARNKEQWKITSVGKSWGTPKPNDHRDRLTGSPKHQMSPSNDVSDNVCVRAEAAKRKFGEGYQVVDKTKKRRTVQLIGLQDLPENSRHRL; from the coding sequence ATGGAGAGCTGGAGGAAATTTTTTCTGGGTGCAGGGACTGATATATGTACGGTGATTGAAAATGCCATTGCAGTTGCAGCATCTGATTGGCCTCAAGAATTGAGGGAAAGAAGGGACAGGATTGCTCAGAGATTGTTCTATTGTGGGTTTGTTAGGTGTGGACAATGCAGTGAATTGAATTTGGCAGGGCCTGATTCAGGTGATAACACTAAAGGAGCACTTGTTCTTCCCAGGTGTGAAGGACAGCAGAATCATGCAGAGGGGTCTAGTGATGATGGCAGGACCAGAAGCAGCAAGGAGTTTGTGAGGAACGGGGCTAGTAATTACAGCTTTGATGAGGCTGAAGCCCTTACAGAGCAGATAGAGGAGGAGTCAGAGATTCTCAGAGAAGTTGAGAGAATCAAAGAAATACTGTTAAATCCTGAGGAGTCAGGAAACCAGGTGAATGAATCTTTGAGAATACTGGAGTTGATGCAGATTTCTGTAGGCACTCTAGAGGTAACTGGTATTGGCAAGGTGGTTAGTAGATTAAAGAGACATCATTCAGAACAAGTGCGTTCCATGGCTAAGATGTTGGTCAGTGGTTGGAAAGAGCTTGTAGATGATATGTGGATGAAGACTGCTGCTACATTAGGCCCATCCCATGAATCTGTTTGTCGTGAAGAAGATATCAGAGATGGTGAGCATGGTCTACCTTCTCCGCCACTTGATAAGGGTGCCTTTTTAACAACTCACACTGGACCAATCGAAATGTCTGAGTTATTTGCTGAAATGGATGATGATGGAAATCCTCACATTATTCATGGGAATGACTACAATAGGAAACAGATTGATGAGCATGGCACTCATTGTGGTGATGATGACAAACAACATTACAGTGGGAAACAATCAGTTCAGCAGAAATACAGGAAAAGGGAAGGCGATGGTACTGCCAAGAAATTAGTTTTGGCAAGAAACAAAGAACAGTGGAAGATAACTTCAGTTGGGAAGTCATGGGGAACTCCAAAACCAAATGATCATAGGGACCGATTGACTGGTTCACCCAAACATCAAATGAGTCCTTCAAATGATGTGTCTGACAATGTGTGTGTAAGGGCTGAAGCTGCTAAGAGAAAGTTTGGTGAAGGATACCAAGTAGTAGACAAAACAAAGAAGCGGCGCACGGTTCAGCTAATAGGGCTGCAAGATCTTCCTGAAAATAGCCGCCATCGTTTGTAG